The following is a genomic window from Streptomyces chrestomyceticus JCM 4735.
CACCGCCGCCCTGCGCGGCCTCCAGCGCATCGAGCACGAACGGTCCGGCTATCTGCTGTGGGGCATGGCGGACGGCATCGACCTGGCCGCGCCGAAGGTGCACGGCCTGCCGAAGCTGCCCGGCTACGGGCGCGTCCAGCTCGAAAACGTCTGGCTCGCCCCGTGACGGAGACCGGCACCCGGCCTGCCGAGGCCCCCGTCCGGCCCGTACCGAAGCCCGCGGCGCGGCGCGCCGGTGCCCTGGCCGCACGGGTGGCGGCCGTCCTGGCCAAGCGCGTCCTGATGCTGGTGGTGCTGCTCGCGCTCGTCTTCGCCGCGATCGAGCTGCTGCCCGGCGACGCGGCCACGGCCACGTCGGAGCGCGGCGAGGGCGCGGCGGGCATCGCCGCGCGCCGCCACCTGCTCGGCCTGGACCGGCCCGTGTGGGAACGCTTCTGGGACTGGATCACCGCACTGCCCACCGGCGACCTGGGCACCTCGGCCCGCGGCGAACGCGTCGGCGACCTGCTCGCGGCGCCGCTGCCCAACACCGTCCTGCTGGGCAGCACCGCCTTCGTCCTGACCGTCCTCGGCGCGCTGGCCCTGGGGATCTGGGCCGCCGCGCGCCCGAAGGGTCTGGTCGACCGGGCCGTGGACCTCACCTCCACCGCCGCCTTCGCTCTGCCCGAATTCGTGGTCGCCATCGGCCTGTTGCTGGTGCTGTCGCTGTGGACGGGCCGGCTGCCCGCCGCCACCGTCACCGGCGCCGACGGCTCTCCCGCCACCTGGACCATGCTGGTGATGCCGGTGCTGGCGCTGACCGTGCCGCAGACCGGCTGGAACACCCGTATCGTCCGCGGCGCCCTCGCCGACCAGGCCGCCACCCCGCACGTCGAAGCGGCCCGCCTGGACGGACTGACCACCCGGCAGGTGCTGCTCCGGCACGCGCTGCCGGGTGCCTGGCCCGCCATCGCCACCGGCGTCGCCACCTCCACCGGCATGCTGCTCGGCGGCACGGTCGTCGTCGAGACGCTCTTCAACTACCCCGGTATCGGCACGGTGCTGGCCGGGGCCGTCGCCGACCGCGACACCCCGGTCATCGCGGCCGTCGTCGCCTGCTCGGCCGCGCTGATCACCGTCGTCCTGCTGCTGGCCGACCTGGTACGCGCCCGCACCCTGGGAGCTCGCGCATGACCTCCACCGAAGCGCCCGCGCGGCCCCGGCCGAGCCGGCTGGAGGCCCGCGTGCTGGCCCCTGTCGTCCCCGCCGTGCTGCTCGTCCTGGTGGCTCTGACGGGCCCACTGCTCGCCGCGCACCCGGTCGACAAGCCGGTCACCGCCCCGTACGGCGAGGCGGGCGCGGGCGGCGCGGTGCTGGGCGGGGACCAGCTCGGCCGGGACGTGCTCAGCCGCCTGCTGAACGGCGGCAGCGCGCTGATCGGCAGCGCGCTCGTGGTGGCCGTGGTGGTCACCTTCCTGGCGACCCTGCTCGGCTGTTTCGCCGTCCTCAGCCCGCGGCTGGGGCGGCTGGTCGAACGCGCGGCGGACACCGCCATCCTGCTCCCGCCGGTGCTGGGCATCATGCTGCTCGCGCTCGCCTGGCCGGGCGGCGGACGCCTGGCGATCACCGTGGCCGCCGTCCTGCTGGGGGTTCCGTACGCGGTACGGATCGTCGCGGGCGCGGCGACGCCGGTCGCCGCCACCGGGTTCGTCGAGGCCGCCGTCGCGAGCGGCGAGCGCCCCGGGTACCTGGCGCTGCGGGAGATCCTGCCCAACCTGCGCGCCACCGTGCTCGCCCTGTTCGGCCTGCGCTTCGTCGACGCGGTGTACGTCATCTCCATGGCCGGC
Proteins encoded in this region:
- a CDS encoding ABC transporter permease, whose product is MLVVLLALVFAAIELLPGDAATATSERGEGAAGIAARRHLLGLDRPVWERFWDWITALPTGDLGTSARGERVGDLLAAPLPNTVLLGSTAFVLTVLGALALGIWAAARPKGLVDRAVDLTSTAAFALPEFVVAIGLLLVLSLWTGRLPAATVTGADGSPATWTMLVMPVLALTVPQTGWNTRIVRGALADQAATPHVEAARLDGLTTRQVLLRHALPGAWPAIATGVATSTGMLLGGTVVVETLFNYPGIGTVLAGAVADRDTPVIAAVVACSAALITVVLLLADLVRARTLGARA
- a CDS encoding ABC transporter permease; its protein translation is MTSTEAPARPRPSRLEARVLAPVVPAVLLVLVALTGPLLAAHPVDKPVTAPYGEAGAGGAVLGGDQLGRDVLSRLLNGGSALIGSALVVAVVVTFLATLLGCFAVLSPRLGRLVERAADTAILLPPVLGIMLLALAWPGGGRLAITVAAVLLGVPYAVRIVAGAATPVAATGFVEAAVASGERPGYLALREILPNLRATVLALFGLRFVDAVYVISMAGFLQLGPRPPEADWALMIRENGPGILLNPWAVVAPGLAIGALAISVNLAANALAPATARRAALR